TAAACAGGATCTAATTTGAGTGATTTTTGGAGAACAGGCAGAATTGGAATTCAAGTGAGCTATAATCATCGCAgtaattttaagcaattgcgtatagaagcctgaaaaagtcaggacttcaacggggtttgaacccgtgacctcgcgatactaGAAACCATCCATTCTTctcgggctcattagaactcacaaatgactagctcccaacgtcagtggcttcataactcagttggttagagcgtcgcaccggtatcgcgaggtcacgggttcaaatcccgttgaagtcctgactttttcaggcttctatacgcaattgcttaaaattgctttcattactgcgatgatcatagctcgcttgatttcaaatccgcagttcattttatgaaacatttcatatatcacttcatatccattCTTCTCGGGCtcagaactcacaaatgaccagctcccaacgtcagctGCTTCATAGCTctgttggttagagcgtcgcaccggtatcgccaGGTCACGGGTCCAAactccgttgaagtcctgactttttcaggcttctatacgcaattgcttaaattgctacTATGATAAAAAAttgacttctattttttttttccataaatcaaaagtactcaAGTCAAGCTTCAAGTCTTTATGTTCACGAGAAGTGTGATTAATTGAGCGATAATTTCTGGCTTCGGCCGGCcgccattacaaaattcaaatttggccgggaacaactgagaaagttgGTGCGGGAGggaagtgacgtcatccaatcaagacagtaaaaacaacttggctactttagtatgcggcaagtgagttcctgaaaggtttttgcagttgtttttttacgaatacgatcGAAATTCGAACTGAACTCGTCCGTGACAAGAGTATGCCAGCTAGTCGTTGTGTTGTGCAGGATTGCAACAACGGTTCAAACCCGCCAGAAGGAATTTCTTTACATAATGCTCCTCCCAGCGgcagtgttttatcaagttggAAGAGATTCGTGTCCTCACATCGCAAGAACTTAAACCCAACCAGCCGTTGTGTTGTTTGCTCCGAGCATATCACTGATGACTGTTTTGCCAGGTCTTATTATGTGGGAGCATCCATGAAACGTCTTGTACAGGGCGCAATTCCCTCagtatggaagaaaaaattaaaaacgatatactttcttgtcattgttgcgctttaacataagcttactacattaagttttgcgagaggaaaacatgacattttggtgcgcacgtattcagtttttcgtcacacgtataatctctgccttcatgttcatgttttgatctgtttcacgtgagatcaactgatttcagcgtgtgcttcaatttatttagtttcagttctgataaaTCGATATAAGCACTTTAACGTGCATTTTTATACCGTCAAAGATATTTTATTCTCAATGCATGTGCTGGTAACTTCCTGCGCCACGTGAAGAATTTCACACCTCTGAATTATGAATACATGTCACATCatctaaattaaaactttgttcggactcgaagataaacaaggtgaatccaCACTGACTCTTTGCATTTCTGTAGCTCATGCGAGCGtgcttgattggatgacgtcacaagacaaACCGCTGTTGTAAAATACAGCGGACTCTAGGTTTAGAAACGAAGCAATGGCGGacgagtttttgcgatttttagAGGGTTATATCAAGGCAGACAAAGTTAAGTCGGACgcgattcatggtaatttcccttagtttgcatctgtattttacatttttgagaaaaacgattggaaaaaaaatatgaaaatttcgtcgtagtagcactttaaaattgcgttcattactgggatgatcatagctcacttgatttcaaatccgcagttcaatatatgaaacatttcatatatcacttcagagttggaattgttgaaaattgtAACCTCTCACTTAAGTGTTGCAGGTTTGGTCTCATTGACACTGAAATCATGTCACAAGATAAAGTTTCTCAACAAGCTGCGAAGAATTCCCAAACATTGAACATCACTCTTTTAGGAAGTGAGTGGAAGTCATCAAAAGGTGGTTTGTCATCATTAAATAGGGAGCTTGCAATTTACCTGTCACAGATACAAAATGTGAGAGTTTCACTCCTTGTCCCAGAGGGTGCTTGTGATGATGAAGACAACAGGGAGGCTAGAAGCCTTGGGATCCATATTCTTGAGGCAAAGAGTTGTGTGGGTCTCGATCCTCATGTCTGGTTGTGCTGCCCACCTCATGATCACAAAATGGATGTCATCATTGGTCATAGTGTGAAACTTGGTTGTCAAGTTCAGCTTGTCAAAAGAATTGCacaatttcaaaattgcaagtgGGTTCATGTTGTCCATACGGCTCCAGAAGAAATCAGCAGATTTAAGGATTACGATAGTCGAATTGCAAAAGGTGAAAAGAAGCACCAGGAGGAGGTTGAACTTTGCAAGTGTGCTGATCTCATTGTCACAGTGGGACCAAAACTTAGAGAAATATATGATCCCTATTTCCAGCCCATTAAAAATGGTGTTTTTGAGCTTATCCCCGGTCTTTTTGATCGGGAATTTGGGGGTTTAAAGCTGATAGCTAACAATGTGAAAAATCGTTTCGAAGTGTTGTTGTGTGGGCGTGGTGATGAGGAGGATTTTGAACTGAAAGGATACAATATCGCTGTGAAGGCACTAGCTGATCTGCGGCTAAATAAGGGGAAACATTACTTTTTGCGTTTTGTGGGTGCTCCTGAAGGGAAGCAGGATGAGGTGTGGGAAAAACTTCGCAACTGTGTAAATCCACCTGCGGATAAAGAACTGTTGACAGTTAGAAAGTTTGTAGAAAGCAGGGAAGGAATGAAGGACCTTTTTAGTGGAGTTGACATGGTCATCATGCCTTCAAAATCGGAAGGATTTGGCCTTATTGCCCTTGAAGCACTGTCAGCTGGTTTACCAATCCTTGTGGGGAGTAACTCAGGATTTGCAAAAGCCATAGAGACTATTCCCTTTGGAAAATACTTCATAGTTGATTCAGAAGATCCTGGCAAATGGGCTGAAGCGATTGAGAGTGTTCGTGTTAGACATGAGGTCATCCCTGAAGAAATCAAAgatctcaaaaaaaaatatagaaagaGATACTGTTGGAAAAGACAATGTGAAGAACTTGTTAGCAGATTACGGGAGATGGTTTGTGGTAAAGAATTACCTTTGTCTTAATTTAAGCTCCTACAGTTGGAGAGTTGACATTTAAATTCTTAAAAGGGAGAAGTTAATTATTAATGCTCCTCTAGGCGCTAAAGGTTTCTGATTTAACACTATTGCACTTGGGTGCATGTGTTTTTTTAGAAACATTATGTGAAGAACTCATTCTCAATGACTCACATTATGAAATGTGGTTTATAATAAGGTGCCTGGTTCATTCTTTGccctcttttttgtttcttaaaaataGCTTTATTCTTTTCAATACTATAGATATAAGGTAGGGAAAAATAGTTGAGGTATATAAATGATGTGTATCATTTTAAATGAATATTTGATTGTAGCCCATTCCCCATTGTGGAAATAGTGTAGTTTCTTCCTCTCtttctttaaaattaataaattctGAGCAATGACTTCATGTCTTACTTTTGCCAGAGACCCGTACTGGTCAAGATGTAGCAGTGGATGACTGGGTTGAAAAACAGCCAAGAACAATCACAGAATCAGTTTGTCAACAGCATATGGAGGCAGGCAGCAAAAGAGCAAAGAAGTTGAGCAAAAGGAGAATTTTAGAATCCAATGCTGAGTATGGTAAATCTGCATTTCTTTTACTGTTCTTCCCTCAAAATGCAATTCATTGGAGACGAAAATAAGTTTTTGTCCTTGCTACTCGGCACAAGTTTTAGTCTTTTCACATCTTGTTCACAACTAGAAATATAAATACCAAATGAACAGAAGGAATAATTTTTATGGTAAATTGTTCTTCACTCAAAACAGTCTGTTTTTAGAAAAATACATCATTGAACACTTTAGTAACACTCAAAGTCCAAGAAAGGGGCAATTGGAACTGTGACCTGTGCTCTTCCAAACTCAGGGAATTATACACAACAAATTTAACTCTCATGATGTGCGATCCTTgccacaaaattaataatttatcttcaaatttgtgttacctttcttttaattCACAAAATTTCATTGTATTTCCTTTTTTGGCCAATAATGTGTTACAAGTGCAACTTAAAAATAAGGTGAACATAATTTTGGTCAGTTAATGGGACAAACTACATTAAGATTGGTAACATCAAAATGCTATTATAGGACAGCAAATTAATCCATGGTCACATCATTCATGAGCTAGCTGTTAGGTGAATTCATTAAGTGTTATTAGTCTTTTGTATTTCTAACAAATATATCACTCCAAATTCGGATCAACTAACTCCAAATCTGTTGTATACTTCCAAATTCTGTAATCCAGTTTCTCTCACACCTTCGCAAGTGAGGCTAGTAGTTTATTTTGGCTTTAAAAGTTAGCACATTAATTTGGCATGGTTCTTCTGCATGAGGAATTTCAGCTTTATTGTTCTTGATGTTCTTGCATCCCATTCCAAGATGCCAATTTATTCTAACCTTGGTACTGCTGGAAAAGCAAACATTAAAGCTCAGAGGCAATGTTTATGCTTTTAAAGAccaaaataatgttattgttgCAGTTAAGCTTTTGTGGCGTAGTTGAGCTTGAGGCTGCAGCAAAAGGAATTCTTGATGACAACTGAACACATGGCATTATGACATATACCAGTGAATAATGCTAAGAGAACCTGTCAGAAAAGGCAGCAAAGCTATCACAGTTGAAGTTAGCCTAAAGGGTGGTGTCAAACATGAAAAGACTAGCTTAAATGCACTACCCACACATGTGCAATGCAAGCTTTATACTGACATGTACTCTTTCAATGTGGTTACTGGTTATGTTTTCAGGCGATGCACACAGAACTCCTTCATTTTCTGAACAAGATGTACTTGATCAAGGAACTGGCATTGGGTTGGCCACAGCTGTGGATGACAAGGAAGTGCTGGTAACTTTGCGCAGTATGAAAAGTGCAATAAGCCATTTAATTTATTGGTGATAAAAAATATTTGAGAGTACAAACAAAAGGTTCATGACAAAAAATAGTTACCTCCCGATCATTAAAATCTTTCATTAGTGTCTGTAATGAGGTAACCAGAAATAAAAGATATTGTGtgtgaattattttaataattatcatacatGAGCGTAAAAGCAATTAGTTGATGAAAAAGATAATTATATCTGGATCATCGAAGTCTTTTGTTAGCGCCTTTAGGGAGGTAACCAGAAATAAATGTATCAGTTTGTAAATTTGATCGATCATGCTTTAGAATGAAACATTTCCACATGTGGGGCACATTTCCCCATGATGCTGTTACAAAGATTTCATTTACAAGCAGATCGTGTGGATCTTGTCTCTTCAAAAACTAGAAAGCTGGGTTTTCATACTGTAGCTATACCTTTCAACTGTAGATCACAGAAGCACAAATTTTGTTGTCATGGTTATTATTTGTTGTtggtatttttatttatttattgttattatgatttttttttcacggtaAGGAAGAGGACACAGACCAGATGACACCCAGAGTAAGTTAACTTGAAGTAAACAGTAAGCAATTTTTGTGACATGTAACCGGCattattgttcattttttctttgtttgaccTGGGACACCTATATTTCCACACTTCAATCTTTAATTACTCTTTAGATGTTGTTGACTTGATTATCATCGTGATGCCTAAATTAAATAAATCCCCGATTAAAGTCGTGTGCTGGAAAACACTTGcaggaaaaaaacaataataacaagaacAACATCAACAATAATAATCCTGGGAGCAGAGTACAAGACAATCAACCCAATTGTTAGCTTCAATAAAAAGAATAAGAAAGGATGCACTTCGTTGAAACCTGTCAGGAAAATGTTTGTTTGAGCGAGATGAAAAATATTCATTATGCAAAGAGAGAATGTAATTGAAGCTAGGGGACCGGATTTGGTAatcattgagaaaaaaaatagaaagactGTCAAACTACAGATGTGACAATTCCAGAGGATGAAAGGGTGAGAGCAAAGCCGGGAAGGTGAGAAAGAAAGTTGGTGATGTACTAGGATCTTGCAAAAGACCAGCGCTCGGGGCATTGGGAACATTACCATTATGCCTGAAACTGAAGTGATCCATAAATGTGCATTAATGGGAGGCAATGATCCTCAAGAAGACACTGGAGATGTAGGGAGGCAAAAAATTGTTGTTGCCCAAAGGAGGTGAAGAAATCAGCTTTAAAATCCTCAGCTGTGAGCGTTGTAAATAATTGTTACATCAATATTGATTTAATTTGTCATGACAATATAATCACTGAGTAAAAAGGATGATAATAATTCCCGGAGAGGTGTCCTAGAATCCCCGTGTAAAAGGGGAACAAATAGGAAAATTGGTAGATTTTAGGTGGATTCAGTGTCGATTTTCTCAAAGCAATCGCGCGAAGTGGTATCataattgcgttcgacgaaggagaacgcttcctaattgtGTGAGtttcctgtgaacgctagcgaaagctctgaggggttttttgggctttctatcgggcgggcagtttcatatgacgtcacattctcgttgcgcaaaggattctgtcTCGCTTCCTATTTGCGTGGGTatcctgtgaacgctagcgaaagctctgaggggttttttgggctttctatcgggcgggcaggtagacgtcacattctcgttgcgcaaaggattcttccttgtgcgacacaaaattttgtcttcttcGCGAACATCGGGTGTTGGCCGACGTGTTGTttaagaatttcgtagctgctgctgttttctcggtaagttattttctcaatgttgtgGAAGAATTTCGcagctgcttatcaaagcctgagggaagcgtgtgccattttgTGCTTTCTatcgcagagaatattgaatgaagggtccaattggacgcagaaaaaaaatcgaatgtttatgcaaattattaagtcaaggaaaaaacagcgttACACGATGCGCAAATTTGTgcttcgtgaaaacaatttttatcaactggttgacttttcagtcacggtctatttcgctgtaaattttcagactaaagccgaaaagc
This window of the Acropora muricata isolate sample 2 chromosome 14, ASM3666990v1, whole genome shotgun sequence genome carries:
- the LOC136899129 gene encoding uncharacterized protein isoform X1, translated to MCCRFGLIDTEIMSQDKVSQQAAKNSQTLNITLLGSEWKSSKGGLSSLNRELAIYLSQIQNVRVSLLVPEGACDDEDNREARSLGIHILEAKSCVGLDPHVWLCCPPHDHKMDVIIGHSVKLGCQVQLVKRIAQFQNCKWVHVVHTAPEEISRFKDYDSRIAKGEKKHQEEVELCKCADLIVTVGPKLREIYDPYFQPIKNGVFELIPGLFDREFGGLKLIANNVKNRFEVLLCGRGDEEDFELKGYNIAVKALADLRLNKGKHYFLRFVGAPEGKQDEVWEKLRNCVNPPADKELLTVRKFVESREGMKDLFSGVDMVIMPSKSEGFGLIALEALSAGLPILVGSNSGFAKAIETIPFGKYFIVDSEDPGKWAEAIESVRVRHEVIPEEIKDLKKKYRKRYCWKRQCEELVSRLREMVCETRTGQDVAVDDWVEKQPRTITESVCQQHMEAGSKRAKKLSKRRILESNAEYGDAHRTPSFSEQDVLDQGTGIGLATAVDDKEVLEEDTDQMTPRCAPRRKNEVHSNGLVQQCPHCLKTVRTPTQVLHSHFAECLDKPANFARRQLQPTLTCPVCQTSFPIPDTDTFANLPSSFRRNRVAEAPILEASTEQKFDTCSKNNPAAIYCLDCRRFLCLSCFKFHQSCGTSSKCFGRRIADTRSTGFDLKSEFVPLVLNLMLGPAFPFLKLILQR
- the LOC136899129 gene encoding uncharacterized protein isoform X2 → MSQDKVSQQAAKNSQTLNITLLGSEWKSSKGGLSSLNRELAIYLSQIQNVRVSLLVPEGACDDEDNREARSLGIHILEAKSCVGLDPHVWLCCPPHDHKMDVIIGHSVKLGCQVQLVKRIAQFQNCKWVHVVHTAPEEISRFKDYDSRIAKGEKKHQEEVELCKCADLIVTVGPKLREIYDPYFQPIKNGVFELIPGLFDREFGGLKLIANNVKNRFEVLLCGRGDEEDFELKGYNIAVKALADLRLNKGKHYFLRFVGAPEGKQDEVWEKLRNCVNPPADKELLTVRKFVESREGMKDLFSGVDMVIMPSKSEGFGLIALEALSAGLPILVGSNSGFAKAIETIPFGKYFIVDSEDPGKWAEAIESVRVRHEVIPEEIKDLKKKYRKRYCWKRQCEELVSRLREMVCETRTGQDVAVDDWVEKQPRTITESVCQQHMEAGSKRAKKLSKRRILESNAEYGDAHRTPSFSEQDVLDQGTGIGLATAVDDKEVLEEDTDQMTPRCAPRRKNEVHSNGLVQQCPHCLKTVRTPTQVLHSHFAECLDKPANFARRQLQPTLTCPVCQTSFPIPDTDTFANLPSSFRRNRVAEAPILEASTEQKFDTCSKNNPAAIYCLDCRRFLCLSCFKFHQSCGTSSKCFGRRIADTRSTGFDLKSEFVPLVLNLMLGPAFPFLKLILQR